From one Bradyrhizobium sp. Ash2021 genomic stretch:
- a CDS encoding carbohydrate ABC transporter permease: MPRLAGKVVGQSSFYAAVITLVVFAAFPFYWMLITTFKTDGDLYNLKSIPYWFNAPPTLEHLKYLFEDTLFVQWLSNSALIGLCVVAITLLVALPAGYGLARMPGRSGENLSIGIFLTYLVPPTLLFLPLARVITLLGLQDSLWALVVVYPTFTIPFCTWLLMGFFKSVPREIEEAAIVDGCTVVGAFVKTVLPLSVPAILTVVIFAFTLTVQEFVYALTFISSSSEKPVTLGVATDLIRGDIFYWGELMGAALISSVPVAIAYNLFLDRFISGITGGAVK, from the coding sequence ATGCCGCGGCTTGCCGGAAAAGTAGTTGGGCAGAGTTCGTTCTATGCCGCGGTGATCACTCTGGTCGTGTTCGCCGCGTTTCCCTTCTATTGGATGCTGATCACCACCTTCAAGACGGACGGCGACCTCTACAATCTCAAGTCCATCCCTTATTGGTTCAACGCGCCGCCCACGCTCGAGCATCTCAAGTATTTGTTTGAAGACACGCTGTTCGTGCAGTGGCTGTCCAATAGCGCGCTTATCGGGCTTTGTGTGGTGGCTATCACTCTTCTCGTGGCCCTGCCAGCCGGCTATGGGCTGGCGCGGATGCCGGGCCGTAGCGGCGAAAATCTGAGCATCGGGATCTTCCTGACCTATCTGGTGCCGCCGACGCTTCTGTTCCTGCCTCTCGCGCGGGTGATCACATTGCTCGGATTGCAGGACAGCCTGTGGGCTCTTGTCGTCGTCTACCCCACTTTCACCATCCCGTTCTGCACCTGGCTGCTGATGGGCTTCTTCAAGTCGGTGCCGCGCGAGATCGAGGAGGCCGCCATCGTCGACGGCTGCACTGTCGTGGGAGCATTCGTGAAAACGGTCCTTCCTCTTTCGGTGCCTGCCATTCTGACCGTAGTGATCTTTGCGTTCACGCTAACGGTGCAGGAGTTCGTGTACGCGCTGACCTTCATCTCCTCTTCCAGCGAGAAGCCGGTTACTTTGGGAGTCGCGACAGATTTGATCCGCGGAGATATTTTTTATTGGGGCGAATTGATGGGAGCGGCGCTCATTTCCAGCGTTCCGGTGGCGATCGCTTACAATCTTTTTTTGGACCGCTTCATCAGCGGCATCACAGGCGGCGCGGTCAAATAA
- a CDS encoding carboxymuconolactone decarboxylase family protein: MHMLDWNTYRQQLVAGVGGFGKLNPDIIKGYTTLSRAGPKVGHLDEKTRELVALAVAITLRCDGCITVHTAAARERGATREEIAEVLGVAVSVNAGAAVVYSTRALDAFDAAAEINPNA; the protein is encoded by the coding sequence ATGCACATGCTGGATTGGAATACATATCGGCAGCAGCTTGTCGCCGGGGTCGGCGGCTTCGGCAAGCTCAACCCCGATATCATCAAGGGCTACACCACCCTGAGCCGGGCCGGCCCGAAGGTCGGTCACCTCGATGAAAAGACCCGCGAACTCGTCGCGCTTGCGGTCGCCATAACCCTGCGCTGCGACGGCTGCATCACGGTACATACCGCGGCGGCCCGGGAACGGGGTGCGACCAGGGAAGAGATAGCCGAAGTGCTGGGTGTTGCGGTCTCCGTCAATGCCGGCGCGGCCGTCGTCTATTCCACCCGCGCGCTCGACGCATTCGACGCCGCCGCCGAAATCAATCCCAACGCCTGA
- a CDS encoding sugar ABC transporter permease, translated as MSVIAQAAAPRRLARSRFTFDRLEVLGPLFIMPAILYVVVLVGLPFLLALYYSVSAYSIFNPSYTFVGLKNFREVIDSEIFRRTLANTLIFTISAQIIGLLLGKIGAMLLMQEFPGRRLARALIVLPWAVPVSLATLAWVWMFDSLYSVINWTLVAAGLIDAAHRPQWLGQEDLAMIAVAVVHAWRLFPFGVVIFLAGFTSVPQDVLDAATIDGAGFWRRNYQIILPIIAPIIMIAVIFGTVFTFTDLSVVYLLTKGGPINSTQVLGTLAFQVGILSGDVAHGAAICLFLFPFLLVAVILLLRSLRRREI; from the coding sequence ATGAGCGTGATCGCCCAGGCAGCCGCGCCCCGTCGGCTGGCGCGATCGCGGTTTACGTTCGATCGGCTCGAGGTGCTCGGGCCGCTGTTCATCATGCCCGCGATCCTTTATGTCGTCGTGCTCGTCGGGCTGCCATTCCTGCTTGCGCTGTATTACAGCGTCAGCGCCTACAGCATCTTCAATCCGAGCTACACGTTTGTCGGGTTGAAGAACTTCCGCGAGGTCATCGACAGCGAGATCTTCCGGCGCACATTGGCCAACACCCTCATCTTCACGATCAGTGCCCAAATCATCGGCCTGCTGCTCGGCAAGATCGGCGCCATGCTCCTCATGCAGGAGTTCCCGGGGCGCCGGCTTGCCCGCGCACTTATCGTTCTGCCCTGGGCAGTACCGGTGTCACTGGCGACGCTGGCCTGGGTGTGGATGTTCGACTCTCTCTACAGCGTCATCAACTGGACGCTGGTCGCGGCAGGATTGATCGACGCGGCACACCGGCCACAATGGCTGGGGCAAGAGGATTTGGCGATGATTGCCGTGGCGGTCGTGCATGCCTGGCGGTTGTTTCCTTTCGGCGTCGTGATCTTCCTTGCCGGATTCACGTCGGTGCCGCAGGATGTGCTCGATGCCGCCACGATCGACGGTGCGGGCTTCTGGCGGCGCAACTATCAGATCATCCTGCCGATCATCGCCCCGATCATCATGATCGCTGTGATCTTTGGCACCGTGTTCACCTTCACGGATCTCAGCGTCGTCTATTTGCTGACGAAGGGCGGACCGATCAACAGCACGCAGGTGCTCGGCACGCTGGCGTTCCAGGTGGGCATCCTCTCGGGCGATGTCGCTCACGGAGCGGCCATTTGTCTGTTCCTGTTTCCCTTCCTCTTGGTCGCGGTGATCCTGCTGTTGCGGTCGCTGCGGCGGCGGGAGATTTGA
- a CDS encoding extracellular solute-binding protein — protein sequence MGAAAAAAGLAPAVSSPFVSTALAQAKTLKILQWSHFVPQYDKWFDGFATEWGKKNGFTVTVDHIPHLELPARAAAEVSAGAGHDIFAFNGSGGPHLYEKHVVDLSSLVSEVEKKQGKVQQIGRQIAYNEGTKVWSALPAYYISFPGLYRKDLWDEIGMNPDTWEDIRVGGAKLKAKGTPIGIGLGHSVDPNLSYRSMLWSYGASECDETGKRVTLNSKETLEVVKLVRAVYKDAMEPEVLSWDDASNNRYLAAGRGSWIHNPISAYRSIQKSSPELADKIYVWKTPAGPVRRLACGAPNSYVVWRFARNKDTAIEFLRYWTGNWVAVFEASTGYNHPLFENSVPKPMPILSNDPTSHPADKLQVLETVNEWHATYGYPGPAGPASDEVADNFILVDMMAKAATDKATPEEAVAWAQKEIELIYRKWSAA from the coding sequence GTGGGCGCCGCGGCTGCAGCTGCGGGTCTGGCGCCGGCGGTTTCGTCGCCATTTGTCTCTACCGCTCTTGCACAGGCCAAGACGCTAAAGATTCTCCAGTGGAGCCATTTCGTGCCGCAGTACGATAAGTGGTTCGATGGTTTTGCAACGGAGTGGGGCAAGAAGAACGGCTTCACCGTAACCGTTGATCACATCCCGCATCTGGAGTTGCCGGCGCGCGCCGCGGCCGAGGTTTCTGCTGGAGCCGGACATGACATTTTTGCCTTCAACGGATCGGGCGGCCCGCATTTGTACGAAAAGCATGTCGTCGATCTCAGCAGTCTCGTCAGCGAGGTGGAGAAGAAGCAGGGCAAGGTCCAGCAGATCGGTCGTCAGATCGCGTACAACGAGGGTACGAAGGTGTGGAGCGCCCTTCCGGCCTACTACATCAGCTTCCCCGGCCTTTACCGGAAGGACCTGTGGGACGAGATCGGGATGAACCCCGATACCTGGGAAGATATCCGCGTCGGTGGGGCCAAGCTGAAGGCGAAGGGCACCCCGATTGGTATTGGGCTTGGGCACTCCGTCGACCCGAATCTCTCGTACCGCAGCATGCTGTGGAGCTATGGTGCATCTGAATGCGACGAAACGGGCAAGCGGGTCACCCTCAACTCAAAAGAGACGCTCGAGGTCGTGAAGCTTGTTCGCGCCGTTTATAAAGACGCCATGGAACCGGAAGTTCTGTCCTGGGACGATGCCAGCAATAACCGGTATCTGGCGGCCGGTCGAGGATCATGGATTCACAACCCGATCTCCGCATACCGGTCGATACAGAAGTCCAGCCCCGAATTGGCCGACAAGATCTACGTCTGGAAGACGCCAGCCGGCCCTGTGCGCAGGTTGGCGTGTGGAGCGCCCAACTCCTACGTCGTCTGGCGTTTCGCGCGTAACAAGGACACGGCAATTGAGTTCCTGCGCTACTGGACTGGCAATTGGGTGGCAGTCTTCGAGGCCAGCACGGGCTACAATCATCCGCTGTTCGAGAACAGCGTGCCCAAGCCCATGCCGATCTTGTCGAACGACCCAACCTCACACCCGGCCGACAAGCTGCAGGTGCTGGAGACCGTCAATGAGTGGCACGCTACTTATGGCTATCCGGGACCGGCCGGACCGGCCTCGGACGAGGTCGCGGACAATTTCATCCTCGTCGACATGATGGCCAAGGCCGCGACCGACAAAGCGACGCCAGAAGAGGCGGTCGCCTGGGCGCAGAAAGAGATCGAGCTGATCTACAGGAAGTGGTCGGCAGCATGA
- a CDS encoding TetR/AcrR family transcriptional regulator, producing the protein MIEMARTSPTKARSVTRAPGRSGRPPNEIAGEVEERILDAARKVFLDRGFEGASIEEIADVARSGKPTIYARFRDKKALFTAAVTRYVIAKQAQLESYSPSGTTIDERLASVGVILLQEALTPEWINLLRLSIAEARRFPDLGGIVIRMTRERGTEIMMRLLGEVAESSEVETFPAFDPGRLAMTARYFIDLILLPQLMRALSGEHQKTLHAEIGPHVSQRVAFFLSACRNGGIR; encoded by the coding sequence ATGATTGAAATGGCCAGGACTTCACCAACGAAAGCGCGTTCCGTGACGCGCGCACCCGGACGGTCCGGCCGCCCGCCCAACGAAATCGCGGGCGAGGTCGAGGAGCGCATCCTCGATGCGGCCCGCAAAGTGTTTCTCGATCGCGGATTTGAAGGCGCGAGTATTGAGGAGATCGCCGATGTTGCGCGCTCAGGCAAGCCGACGATCTATGCGCGGTTCCGTGACAAGAAGGCGCTCTTCACTGCCGCGGTCACCAGGTACGTCATCGCCAAGCAGGCCCAGCTCGAGAGTTATTCGCCCTCCGGCACAACGATTGACGAGCGCCTGGCAAGCGTTGGTGTGATCCTCTTGCAAGAAGCTCTGACGCCGGAGTGGATCAACTTGCTGCGCCTGTCCATCGCCGAGGCACGCCGCTTTCCGGATCTCGGGGGCATCGTGATCCGCATGACGCGCGAGCGGGGTACTGAGATCATGATGCGGCTATTGGGCGAGGTGGCAGAATCCAGTGAGGTTGAGACTTTCCCGGCATTCGATCCCGGCCGGCTCGCGATGACGGCGCGATATTTCATCGATTTGATCCTCCTGCCCCAGCTCATGCGTGCCTTATCGGGAGAGCATCAAAAGACCCTGCATGCCGAGATCGGCCCCCATGTCTCGCAAAGGGTCGCTTTCTTTCTTAGTGCGTGCCGGAATGGCGGCATCAGGTGA
- a CDS encoding DHA2 family efflux MFS transporter permease subunit, which translates to MSADEGAGKGLATTATEAVNPWLIAVVVALAAFMEVLDTTIANVALNYIAGGLGVSEDEASWVVTTYLVANAIIVTATGFLANRFGRKTFFLVCLGLFTASSVLCGMAWNLQALLMFRLLQGFGGGGMVPVAQSILADSFPPAKRGQAFALFGVAVVVAPVVGPTLGGWLSDNASWQWCFLINGPVGLVSMVLVYMLVKDVRSAGSSVRFDWGGFILVAAFLGALEFILDRGQQDDWFGSNFIITFTCISGLAALLLIPWEAGRRNPVVDLRMMATRQFGSCFLVMLATGAILLATTQFLPQLVQGSFGYTATWAGLVLSPGGVVTLVMMFVTGQLSSRVQPKYLIAIGATIIALSMYVMTNINPDSGFWFFVQARMLTSVGLPLVFVPIMAASYDGIPPHKTDLASALLNAARNTGGSIGVSLASNVLAHRGQFHQSSLASHAIPSGIPYQETMQQLMHYFAAQGSSIGQAQQQAIAWIGQQIQAQASLLAYVDVFWTLMLVSASAVPLALLLRKVKLGGEVHLGH; encoded by the coding sequence ATGAGCGCCGATGAGGGAGCCGGTAAAGGCCTGGCGACCACAGCTACGGAAGCCGTCAATCCGTGGTTGATTGCCGTCGTGGTAGCGCTGGCGGCGTTCATGGAAGTTCTCGACACCACGATCGCCAATGTCGCGCTGAATTACATTGCGGGTGGCCTCGGCGTCAGCGAGGACGAAGCGTCCTGGGTGGTAACCACCTATCTCGTCGCCAATGCCATTATTGTCACAGCGACCGGCTTTTTGGCTAACCGCTTTGGCCGCAAGACGTTCTTCCTTGTCTGCCTCGGTTTGTTTACAGCGAGCTCGGTGCTCTGCGGAATGGCCTGGAATCTTCAGGCGCTTCTTATGTTTCGTCTCCTGCAGGGTTTCGGCGGCGGCGGCATGGTGCCCGTGGCACAATCGATCCTCGCGGATTCCTTCCCGCCGGCGAAGCGCGGTCAAGCTTTCGCGCTGTTCGGTGTTGCGGTCGTCGTCGCCCCGGTCGTCGGACCGACCCTTGGCGGCTGGCTCTCCGACAATGCTTCCTGGCAATGGTGCTTCCTGATCAACGGACCGGTGGGCCTGGTGTCGATGGTGCTCGTCTATATGCTCGTGAAGGACGTGCGGTCGGCGGGCAGCAGTGTTCGCTTCGATTGGGGCGGCTTTATTCTCGTCGCCGCCTTCCTGGGCGCGCTCGAATTCATATTGGACCGCGGGCAGCAGGACGACTGGTTCGGATCGAATTTCATCATCACCTTCACATGCATCTCGGGGCTCGCGGCCTTGCTGTTGATCCCGTGGGAAGCCGGCCGTCGGAATCCTGTCGTTGACCTCAGGATGATGGCCACCCGCCAGTTCGGATCATGCTTTCTGGTGATGCTGGCAACTGGGGCGATCCTGTTGGCTACTACGCAGTTCCTGCCGCAGCTGGTGCAGGGGAGTTTCGGCTACACCGCGACATGGGCCGGCCTTGTCCTCTCGCCAGGCGGCGTCGTGACGCTGGTGATGATGTTCGTCACGGGTCAGCTGTCGAGCCGGGTCCAGCCCAAATACCTGATCGCCATCGGAGCTACCATCATCGCACTCTCTATGTACGTCATGACCAATATCAACCCTGATTCGGGTTTCTGGTTCTTCGTGCAGGCACGCATGCTGACCAGTGTCGGACTGCCGCTGGTTTTCGTCCCGATCATGGCCGCTTCCTATGACGGCATTCCCCCGCACAAGACCGACCTGGCCTCCGCGCTGCTCAATGCGGCGCGTAATACCGGTGGCTCGATCGGCGTGTCGCTCGCCTCGAACGTGCTCGCGCACCGCGGGCAGTTTCATCAGAGCTCCCTCGCTTCGCACGCTATCCCGTCAGGCATCCCGTATCAGGAGACTATGCAGCAGCTGATGCACTATTTTGCCGCCCAGGGCAGCTCAATAGGGCAAGCCCAGCAACAAGCCATCGCCTGGATTGGCCAGCAGATCCAGGCGCAGGCATCGTTGCTGGCCTATGTAGATGTGTTTTGGACGCTGATGCTGGTATCGGCCTCCGCCGTGCCGCTCGCCCTGCTCTTGCGAAAGGTGAAGTTGGGAGGGGAAGTTCATCTGGGGCACTGA
- a CDS encoding ATP-binding protein — protein sequence MSKLIPHGACLLWTPELIWLNAVSDAMVAGAFFTTAFVLGFFVWRRRRDVMFGGVFWAFAVFATVCGVTRLLSILTLWVPAYDIEGLTKGFLALTSVGITAALLLLLPRILVLPTRIQLQQAYTALEEEIRQRRNAEAMVKRFQEIEANEAKVRQAQKMEAIGQLTGGVAHDFNNILTVITGTIEILGDAVKDRPHLAQITDLISAAAARGADLTQRLLAFARRQPLQPRNTDVNALVIDAAGLLRPTLGEQIEIESMLAHDSAPALIDPSQLSTAILNLALNARDAMPNGGKLTLETKNVVLDENYASMNSEVKPGNYVMIAVSDTGEGIPGSLLDKVFEPFFTTKDVGKGSGLGLSMVYGFVKQSNGHIKIYSEEGHGTTVKLYLPEAAGVPAAPAAETGISGGEHGDESILIVEDDALVREYVVTQISRFGYHTLGAGNAAEALIIIDGPERIDLLFTDVIIPGGLNGRQLATEALKRRAGLKVLYTSGYTENAIVHHGRLDAGVLLLPKPYLSSDLARMIRTALAS from the coding sequence ATGTCAAAGCTCATCCCGCATGGGGCGTGCCTGCTGTGGACGCCGGAATTGATCTGGCTGAATGCCGTCTCCGACGCCATGGTCGCCGGCGCCTTCTTTACGACCGCGTTCGTCCTCGGGTTCTTCGTGTGGCGGCGCCGCCGCGATGTCATGTTCGGCGGCGTATTCTGGGCATTCGCCGTCTTCGCCACGGTCTGCGGGGTGACCCGACTGCTGTCGATCCTCACTTTGTGGGTGCCGGCCTACGACATCGAGGGCCTGACCAAAGGCTTCCTGGCGCTGACGTCAGTCGGGATCACGGCTGCACTGCTGCTGCTGCTGCCGCGGATCCTGGTGCTGCCGACACGCATCCAGCTTCAGCAGGCCTATACGGCACTTGAGGAGGAAATCCGACAACGGCGCAACGCCGAGGCCATGGTCAAACGTTTTCAGGAGATAGAGGCCAACGAGGCCAAGGTCCGGCAAGCGCAGAAGATGGAAGCCATCGGCCAACTCACCGGTGGCGTCGCGCACGACTTCAACAACATTCTGACCGTGATCACCGGTACCATCGAAATCCTCGGCGATGCGGTCAAGGATCGTCCGCATCTCGCCCAGATCACCGATTTGATCAGCGCCGCCGCAGCAAGGGGGGCCGATCTGACCCAGCGTCTGCTGGCCTTCGCCCGTCGACAGCCGCTGCAGCCGCGCAACACCGACGTCAACGCCCTGGTCATCGATGCGGCGGGGTTGCTGCGACCGACCCTCGGCGAACAGATCGAAATCGAATCGATGCTGGCGCACGATTCCGCGCCGGCCCTGATTGATCCCAGTCAGCTCTCGACCGCGATCCTGAACCTCGCACTGAATGCGCGTGACGCCATGCCGAACGGCGGCAAGCTGACGCTCGAAACCAAGAATGTCGTGCTCGACGAGAACTACGCCAGCATGAACAGCGAGGTTAAGCCCGGCAACTACGTCATGATCGCGGTAAGCGACACAGGGGAGGGAATCCCCGGCAGCCTGCTCGACAAGGTGTTTGAACCATTCTTCACCACCAAGGACGTCGGAAAGGGATCGGGGCTCGGTCTCAGCATGGTCTACGGCTTCGTCAAACAGTCGAACGGACATATCAAGATCTACAGCGAGGAGGGCCACGGCACCACCGTGAAGCTTTACCTGCCGGAGGCCGCGGGGGTCCCGGCCGCGCCGGCCGCCGAAACCGGCATCTCCGGGGGCGAACACGGCGACGAATCCATCCTGATTGTCGAGGACGATGCGCTGGTCCGCGAATACGTCGTGACGCAGATCAGCCGTTTTGGGTACCACACGCTGGGCGCCGGCAATGCCGCCGAGGCGCTGATAATCATCGATGGTCCCGAACGCATCGATCTCTTGTTCACTGACGTGATCATCCCCGGGGGACTGAATGGCCGTCAGCTCGCGACCGAGGCGCTGAAACGGCGCGCGGGACTCAAGGTGCTTTATACGTCCGGCTATACCGAGAACGCCATCGTACATCATGGCCGGCTCGACGCTGGCGTGCTGCTGTTGCCGAAGCCCTACCTCAGCTCCGATCTCGCGCGGATGATACGGACCGCGCTGGCATCGTGA
- the rclC gene encoding reactive chlorine resistance membrane protein RclC, with protein MIGYLRLPLSWIAHSDRVGIPLMRVAIAIVFLWIGALKFAPYEADSITPFVANSPFMSFFYEHPADYKAHLTHEGELKPAERAWQTANNTYGFSDGLGTMEITIGLLTLLGVFSRRWGILGATLSFLTPFVTLSFLITTPDAWVSALGDAQHGFPYLSGGGRLVLKDVIMLVGGLLIMADSARAFLEARPFAKLQTMTASKTSTAPAE; from the coding sequence ATGATCGGCTATCTTCGTCTGCCGCTTTCCTGGATCGCTCATTCCGATCGGGTCGGCATCCCGCTGATGCGCGTCGCCATCGCGATCGTCTTCCTGTGGATCGGCGCGCTCAAATTCGCGCCCTATGAAGCCGACAGCATCACCCCCTTCGTCGCCAACAGCCCGTTTATGTCGTTCTTCTACGAGCATCCGGCCGACTACAAGGCGCACCTCACGCACGAGGGTGAGTTGAAGCCGGCCGAGCGGGCTTGGCAGACCGCGAATAATACCTATGGCTTTTCCGACGGGCTCGGAACCATGGAGATAACGATCGGCCTGCTGACGCTGCTGGGCGTGTTCTCGCGCCGATGGGGCATCTTGGGCGCAACGCTCTCGTTCCTGACGCCATTCGTGACGTTGTCTTTCCTGATCACGACGCCAGACGCGTGGGTCTCGGCGCTTGGCGATGCGCAGCACGGTTTCCCTTATCTGTCAGGCGGCGGTCGGCTCGTGCTGAAGGATGTAATCATGCTGGTCGGCGGTCTGCTGATCATGGCCGACAGCGCCCGCGCCTTCCTTGAGGCGCGCCCTTTCGCCAAACTTCAGACGATGACCGCCAGCAAGACCTCCACCGCCCCGGCCGAGTGA
- a CDS encoding efflux RND transporter periplasmic adaptor subunit translates to MLKRNDQQVLHEVESPQFAPGSPDGPADGALAHRPPLKEKPETEAPSSRERPAGEPQKPDLPAETDEQPTPPNVSSGEPRKGFRRRHPVAVVIGSVLFVLAAGGGYAYWNYASDFESTDDAFIAARQIAIAPKVTGYVTQVPVTDNQHVAAGAVIARIDDRDYRIALEQASAQVAAAQATIENINAQIAVQQAQIKSSEAQVEQAQATLVFAQQQSDRYEELAQRGAGTVQNAQQYSSQLLQQQAALKSAQAALTVAQRQIESLKAQRSSAEASLAQAVAQRDQAQLNLSYTTVTAAQAGRVVNLTASPGEFAQAGTNLTMFVPDEIWVTANFKETQLDSMRPGQPASMHIDAYPNRAIRGHVASVQPGSGTAFSLLPAENATGNYVKVIQRVPVKIIIDNPPTDVALGPGMSVVPRVRINSEPSLYERLASSIDHLRRHA, encoded by the coding sequence ATGCTGAAGCGCAATGACCAGCAAGTGCTCCACGAAGTTGAAAGCCCGCAATTCGCTCCGGGTTCGCCAGATGGGCCAGCGGACGGTGCCCTCGCACATCGTCCGCCCCTGAAAGAGAAGCCTGAAACCGAGGCGCCGTCGAGCCGGGAGCGCCCGGCCGGCGAGCCGCAGAAACCGGACTTGCCCGCTGAGACAGACGAGCAGCCCACGCCACCCAACGTGAGCAGCGGAGAGCCCCGCAAGGGTTTCCGGCGCCGGCACCCCGTCGCGGTTGTGATTGGCTCGGTCCTCTTCGTGCTGGCGGCAGGGGGCGGCTATGCTTACTGGAACTACGCTTCCGATTTCGAATCGACCGACGATGCCTTCATCGCGGCGCGCCAGATCGCCATCGCTCCGAAGGTGACGGGCTACGTCACGCAAGTGCCGGTCACCGACAACCAGCACGTCGCGGCGGGGGCCGTGATCGCGCGCATTGATGACCGCGACTACCGCATCGCGCTCGAGCAAGCGAGCGCACAGGTGGCTGCCGCGCAAGCTACCATAGAGAATATCAACGCGCAGATTGCCGTGCAGCAGGCGCAAATCAAATCGAGCGAGGCTCAGGTCGAGCAGGCGCAGGCGACGCTGGTGTTTGCGCAACAACAATCGGATCGCTACGAGGAACTCGCTCAAAGAGGCGCAGGCACTGTACAAAATGCTCAGCAATATAGCTCGCAGCTGCTTCAGCAGCAGGCGGCCCTCAAGAGTGCGCAAGCGGCTCTGACCGTTGCACAACGGCAAATCGAGTCCTTGAAGGCGCAGCGCAGCAGCGCAGAGGCGAGCCTCGCGCAAGCGGTCGCGCAACGCGATCAGGCGCAACTCAATCTGTCCTACACGACCGTCACCGCCGCTCAGGCCGGCCGCGTGGTCAACCTCACGGCATCGCCCGGCGAATTTGCCCAGGCGGGTACCAACCTTACCATGTTCGTTCCGGATGAAATCTGGGTTACGGCGAACTTCAAGGAGACTCAACTCGATTCCATGCGGCCGGGCCAGCCCGCGTCAATGCATATCGATGCCTATCCGAACCGCGCCATTCGCGGCCACGTCGCGAGCGTTCAGCCTGGGTCCGGGACAGCGTTCTCGCTGCTTCCAGCGGAAAACGCGACCGGCAACTACGTCAAGGTCATCCAACGCGTGCCGGTGAAGATCATCATCGACAATCCACCGACCGATGTTGCGCTCGGCCCCGGTATGTCGGTGGTGCCGCGCGTGCGGATTAACTCCGAGCCTTCGCTGTACGAGCGGCTGGCCTCATCTATCGACCACCTGCGGAGGCACGCATGA
- a CDS encoding ABC transporter ATP-binding protein, with protein MLLGPSGCGKTTFLRIIAGLERQTSGDVLINDEIVNDITPRARGVAMVFQSYGLYPHLTVANNIAFPLKTQGTPRPEIKRKVDWAAGLLGIDGLLHRRPRQLSGGERQRVALARALVRNPTVFLLDEPLSNLDAKLRASARSELKQFQQKVETTTIYVTHDQVEAMGMGDRIAVIDHGKLRQVGTPSEIYDHPADDFVASFLGTPPMNLVEHTGGLLGFRPEHFLPREMLDGAALSELPFRIDRMEYLGSERILYGALDGFRAKREVTAKLPAHVPLSGIRAGEWHKFAVREAELRYFDRDGRRTVSTKEQAR; from the coding sequence GTGCTGCTCGGTCCATCGGGTTGCGGCAAGACCACCTTCCTGAGGATCATCGCCGGTCTCGAGCGGCAAACCTCCGGCGACGTCCTGATCAACGACGAAATCGTCAATGACATCACGCCGCGCGCGCGTGGTGTGGCAATGGTGTTTCAGAGCTACGGCCTCTATCCGCACCTGACTGTCGCCAACAACATTGCATTTCCGCTGAAGACGCAGGGCACACCACGGCCCGAGATCAAGCGCAAGGTGGACTGGGCCGCCGGCCTGCTCGGCATCGACGGCCTGCTTCACCGGCGTCCCCGCCAGCTTTCGGGAGGCGAGCGCCAGCGTGTGGCGCTGGCCCGCGCGCTCGTACGCAATCCAACCGTGTTCCTTCTAGATGAACCGCTGTCCAATCTGGACGCGAAGCTACGGGCAAGCGCGCGCAGTGAGCTGAAGCAGTTCCAGCAGAAGGTGGAAACGACCACCATTTACGTCACGCACGACCAGGTCGAGGCCATGGGCATGGGCGACCGCATCGCGGTTATCGACCATGGCAAGCTCCGACAAGTCGGAACTCCAAGCGAGATTTACGACCACCCCGCCGACGATTTTGTCGCGAGTTTCCTCGGGACCCCGCCCATGAACCTGGTCGAGCATACCGGTGGACTCTTGGGCTTTCGGCCGGAGCATTTCCTGCCGCGGGAGATGCTCGACGGAGCCGCTCTCTCCGAGCTGCCCTTCCGCATTGATCGCATGGAGTATCTCGGATCGGAGCGTATCTTGTACGGCGCGTTGGATGGCTTCCGGGCAAAGCGCGAAGTCACGGCGAAGCTGCCGGCCCACGTTCCGCTGTCTGGCATCCGCGCCGGTGAATGGCACAAATTTGCGGTTCGGGAAGCTGAGCTACGCTATTTCGACCGGGACGGTCGGCGTACCGTCAGCACCAAGGAGCAAGCTCGATGA